In one Moritella sp. 5 genomic region, the following are encoded:
- a CDS encoding MOSC domain-containing protein has translation MPDSLLQISPQTHKVQIYIGQVKHHYGFDSAIDKETVNTCIYLSELGLANDTTADKKYHGGLERALHQYPAEHYSFWQQVFSPRNNKQPRFEAPGMGENISAIGMTEENVCIGDQYQWGEAIIEVSQPRLPCFKLNSRWNVSDISVQMQTLSRCGWLYRVIKPGMIGQSDELHLIKRLESATTVKQVCELFFSEPLNKANLIRLIEMPALTPIWGEAASKRLETNTVENWNFRLLDHP, from the coding sequence ATGCCTGACTCTTTATTACAAATCAGCCCTCAAACACACAAGGTTCAAATTTATATCGGTCAGGTTAAGCATCACTACGGTTTTGATTCTGCAATTGATAAAGAAACGGTCAATACCTGCATTTATCTTTCTGAGCTTGGACTCGCAAACGACACAACTGCCGATAAAAAATACCACGGTGGTCTTGAGCGTGCTTTGCATCAGTACCCTGCCGAGCATTATTCATTCTGGCAACAAGTATTTTCACCACGCAATAATAAGCAACCACGATTTGAAGCGCCGGGCATGGGTGAAAATATTAGTGCAATAGGGATGACAGAAGAAAATGTTTGTATTGGAGATCAATATCAATGGGGCGAAGCTATTATCGAAGTGAGTCAACCTCGCCTGCCTTGTTTTAAATTAAATAGCCGTTGGAATGTCTCCGACATTTCAGTTCAGATGCAAACATTAAGCCGTTGTGGCTGGTTATATCGTGTTATCAAACCGGGTATGATCGGTCAAAGTGATGAACTACACCTCATTAAACGACTTGAATCTGCAACCACAGTTAAACAAGTATGTGAATTATTCTTTAGCGAGCCATTAAACAAAGCTAACCTGATTCGATTGATAGAAATGCCAGCGCTGACACCTATATGGGGTGAGGCCGCAAGCAAACGCTTAGAAACCAATACCGTCGAAAATTGGAACTTTAGATTACTCGATCATCCTTAA
- a CDS encoding MarR family winged helix-turn-helix transcriptional regulator — protein MMTNSINDILEAMSENWPQCADTVSPALLRLLRVSNLFHNKMETLVESHNLQRAEFSVLATLRRSPIPYCMSPTALYQSMIFSSGGLTKVLHRLNQADLIERVDNPEDKRSKLVQLTSTGKQLIETVMPQLHQKERNILSVLSPDEQQQLDSFMRRILEAHEP, from the coding sequence ATGATGACGAATAGCATTAACGACATACTTGAAGCAATGAGTGAAAACTGGCCCCAGTGCGCTGACACGGTTTCTCCCGCATTATTACGCTTACTCCGTGTCAGTAATCTATTTCACAATAAAATGGAAACGCTTGTTGAAAGCCATAATTTACAGCGCGCAGAATTCAGTGTATTAGCGACATTAAGACGGAGCCCAATACCTTATTGTATGTCACCCACAGCACTATATCAGTCAATGATATTTAGCTCTGGTGGACTGACCAAAGTATTGCATCGCTTAAACCAAGCAGATTTGATTGAAAGAGTTGATAACCCAGAAGATAAGCGCAGTAAACTGGTACAATTGACAAGTACAGGTAAGCAATTAATTGAAACGGTAATGCCACAATTACATCAAAAAGAAAGAAATATATTAAGTGTGTTATCACCAGATGAGCAACAACAACTTGACTCGTTTATGCGACGTATTTTAGAGGCGCATGAGCCGTAA
- a CDS encoding multidrug effflux MFS transporter, with protein MTLSNGSSLATSEIKIDTIDNTGKMNKTLIVTLAAVFALTPFTIDSYLPAMPTIANAMGVDISLMSVTVSLYIFGLAIGQLIGGPLSDKKGRSFAMIAGLAVFAIASILLTTANQIEALWLWRVLQAIGGGMAVVGVPATIRDTTSGKEAAKLFSLIALIMMIAPSIAPTVGTIIMSLADWRWIFYTLAIMAVLVAILVMCFMPEPTEKVILESASSEIQQKFGLLSVFSEKRALGFMVAQAFAYSVMMIFLTNASMMYMEVFGQTPKQFSMLFFANICGLVVVNRANTFLLARFEPEALLKAFLSLQVFGGIILVTASVLVPDALYVAVVGFVIAISANGAVISNSSACFMKSFGRNAGSASAVLGATQYTIGGTVSALSAFISLGSVQPVVIMMLLSSMIALTGATIAAAYSRKTVS; from the coding sequence ATGACACTGAGTAATGGTTCTTCACTTGCCACGAGTGAGATAAAAATTGATACGATAGATAATACCGGAAAAATGAATAAGACACTGATTGTAACGCTGGCTGCAGTATTTGCATTAACCCCTTTTACTATTGACAGTTATTTGCCTGCAATGCCAACCATTGCCAATGCAATGGGCGTTGATATTTCTTTGATGTCAGTGACGGTAAGCTTATACATTTTTGGACTGGCTATAGGGCAGTTAATCGGTGGGCCCTTGTCAGATAAGAAAGGCCGTAGTTTTGCTATGATTGCTGGTTTAGCTGTGTTTGCGATTGCGAGCATATTATTAACCACTGCAAATCAAATTGAAGCTTTGTGGTTATGGCGTGTGTTGCAAGCTATCGGTGGTGGTATGGCTGTGGTTGGTGTCCCTGCAACTATTCGGGATACGACCAGTGGTAAAGAAGCCGCTAAGTTGTTTTCGTTGATTGCGCTCATTATGATGATTGCACCTTCTATCGCGCCGACAGTGGGTACCATCATTATGTCGTTAGCTGATTGGCGTTGGATCTTTTATACACTTGCGATCATGGCTGTGCTGGTGGCTATTCTAGTTATGTGCTTTATGCCTGAGCCAACTGAAAAGGTTATACTTGAATCCGCATCTTCAGAAATACAGCAAAAGTTCGGGTTATTATCGGTATTTAGTGAAAAACGCGCATTAGGCTTCATGGTTGCACAAGCGTTTGCTTATTCAGTGATGATGATATTTTTAACGAATGCGTCGATGATGTATATGGAAGTGTTTGGTCAAACGCCAAAACAGTTTTCAATGTTGTTCTTTGCCAATATCTGTGGTTTGGTGGTTGTTAACCGCGCGAATACATTTTTATTAGCGCGGTTTGAACCAGAAGCTTTATTAAAAGCGTTTCTCAGCTTGCAAGTGTTTGGTGGCATAATATTAGTGACAGCATCTGTGCTTGTACCTGATGCTTTATATGTGGCTGTCGTCGGCTTTGTTATTGCTATTTCGGCAAATGGTGCGGTGATCTCAAATTCGAGTGCATGTTTTATGAAGAGTTTTGGGCGTAATGCTGGCTCTGCTTCTGCGGTATTAGGAGCAACTCAGTATACAATCGGTGGGACTGTGAGTGCACTATCTGCATTTATAAGTCTGGGTTCAGTGCAACCTGTCGTTATCATGATGCTGCTTTCGTCTATGATAGCGCTTACGGGGGCCACAATTGCCGCAGCCTATTCTCGTAAAACTGTGTCATAA
- a CDS encoding tRNA-uridine aminocarboxypropyltransferase gives MRIHNVHRLATQRLADSTKPFKARGGRLRRCDYCMLGKQFCICEHQPLVKSTAGFMLVMFDYEMIKPSNTGRLIADVVEDTFAYQWSRTEPNQEMIDIINTDCWQPFIIFPEEYVVERERVQTGPLITEPGKRPLYILLDGSWREAKKMFKKSPWLEHIPVISFDPDVVSQYQIRKAAKDNQLATAEVASLVLGHHGEALNADILACWFDVFRERYLAGTKQIDVGVDAALKRLHTLTV, from the coding sequence ATGCGCATTCATAATGTTCATCGATTAGCGACACAGCGTTTAGCTGACAGCACTAAACCTTTTAAAGCCCGTGGCGGACGATTACGTCGTTGCGATTATTGCATGTTAGGCAAACAGTTTTGTATTTGTGAGCATCAACCACTTGTTAAGTCGACAGCTGGTTTTATGCTGGTGATGTTTGATTATGAAATGATTAAACCAAGCAATACGGGTCGTTTGATTGCTGATGTGGTTGAAGATACGTTTGCTTATCAATGGTCGCGCACTGAACCTAATCAAGAGATGATCGACATTATCAATACAGATTGCTGGCAACCATTCATTATCTTCCCTGAAGAGTATGTGGTTGAGCGTGAGCGGGTACAAACAGGACCATTAATAACTGAACCGGGTAAACGACCGTTATACATCTTACTCGATGGCAGTTGGCGTGAAGCTAAGAAGATGTTCAAAAAGAGCCCCTGGTTAGAACATATTCCGGTCATCTCATTTGATCCTGATGTGGTTTCCCAATATCAGATCCGTAAGGCTGCAAAAGACAATCAGCTCGCAACGGCTGAAGTTGCGTCACTGGTTCTCGGTCATCACGGTGAAGCATTGAATGCTGACATTCTTGCTTGCTGGTTTGATGTTTTCCGTGAACGTTATCTCGCTGGTACTAAGCAAATTGACGTCGGTGTTGATGCGGCCCTTAAACGGTTGCATACACTAACAGTTTAA
- a CDS encoding DNA replication terminus site-binding protein, producing the protein MTDIKSLFDQLTADLDLLKKLLGATQPVQALVSRIPAVLKGQEQAIINEIIPELTTDMLAMKLAAEAFKDIHIKHPFSQKSARRYVGIIHLHPDHDNTEKIVTQINAINTIKAKIEHAVVSENDTRQARFSAIHDNCPGVMTVHLYRKIHCVDDELVKSVRFSWQRKDSLHQPDKIKLLAQITIEQERATLDNQLALAQLYQKIATTPEHALRIRRPVKVQPAANIVKVTGLKTVTAPLPIIVVQKEPLETNEVADFVASQVRKQRSDKRKNTVLGTLTGHTIEKITAER; encoded by the coding sequence ATGACTGATATTAAAAGCTTATTTGATCAACTCACCGCAGATTTAGACTTATTAAAAAAACTGCTAGGAGCCACACAGCCTGTGCAGGCATTAGTTAGCCGGATCCCAGCGGTACTAAAAGGCCAAGAACAAGCAATAATTAACGAAATCATTCCCGAATTAACGACCGATATGTTGGCAATGAAGTTAGCTGCAGAGGCCTTTAAAGACATTCACATTAAACACCCATTTTCGCAAAAATCAGCCCGCCGCTATGTCGGTATTATTCATTTACACCCAGACCACGACAATACAGAGAAAATAGTTACACAAATTAATGCCATTAATACGATCAAAGCGAAGATAGAACATGCTGTTGTTAGCGAGAATGACACACGCCAAGCGAGATTCAGCGCAATACACGATAATTGCCCAGGGGTGATGACTGTACACCTCTATCGAAAGATACATTGTGTAGATGATGAGTTAGTTAAATCAGTGCGTTTTAGTTGGCAGCGTAAAGATTCATTACACCAACCCGATAAGATAAAGTTATTAGCACAAATCACGATTGAACAAGAAAGAGCGACACTAGATAACCAATTGGCACTAGCGCAACTTTATCAAAAAATAGCCACGACACCAGAACATGCATTACGTATTCGTCGACCTGTCAAAGTACAACCAGCAGCGAATATTGTAAAAGTAACCGGATTAAAAACAGTCACGGCACCATTACCAATAATAGTGGTGCAGAAAGAACCATTAGAAACAAATGAAGTGGCAGATTTTGTTGCATCGCAGGTACGAAAGCAACGTTCAGATAAGCGTAAAAATACAGTATTAGGAACTCTGACTGGACATACTATTGAGAAAATAACCGCTGAACGATAA
- a CDS encoding HPP family protein, with protein sequence MKVRDIMADNIVCISHKASLKDAHELMQTRGVRHLPVISEDDGTLVGILTHKKMISTVISMMNKYGTDILARKERGQLIEDLMESDFQKLTEDEPLKIVVEYFIGNKLGCLPVIDNQNKVIGIVTSSDFVKLCAQLLNE encoded by the coding sequence ATGAAAGTAAGAGATATAATGGCAGACAATATTGTTTGTATTAGCCATAAGGCCAGTTTAAAAGATGCGCATGAACTCATGCAAACTCGTGGTGTGCGCCATTTACCCGTTATCTCTGAAGACGATGGCACACTGGTTGGTATTCTGACTCACAAAAAAATGATCAGCACTGTCATTTCAATGATGAACAAATACGGCACTGACATACTCGCAAGAAAAGAACGTGGTCAGTTAATCGAAGATTTAATGGAATCAGACTTTCAGAAACTAACCGAAGACGAACCGCTTAAAATTGTTGTTGAATACTTTATTGGTAATAAACTTGGCTGCCTTCCGGTCATCGATAATCAGAACAAAGTCATTGGTATTGTTACTTCATCTGACTTTGTAAAATTATGCGCGCAATTACTGAATGAATAA
- a CDS encoding Gfo/Idh/MocA family protein — protein sequence MQSKNEMTLPIRWGIIGCGNVTELKSGPAYQKVAGFKLSAVMRRNLDLAQDYALRHKVEAYSSNPDDIINSDNIDAVYIATPPDSHKLYALQVAQAGKPCCIEKPLAPNYADSLDIYNAFNDKNIPLFVAYYRRSLPRFNKVKALLEASAIGQVRTINAFLNKPANALDLSGEFNWRTDKDVAAGGYFDDLASHGLDLFAYLLGEFDIVKGLGTNQQGLYSSLDSVSACWQHKSGVTGVGSWNFGGCTREDRVVITGSKGEIRFSVFDEAAVILQTLAQRQEFIIENPENIQLYHVQNMREHLVNNIDHPSSGETALHTSWVMEQILGDK from the coding sequence ATGCAGAGTAAAAATGAAATGACATTACCGATTCGCTGGGGAATTATCGGTTGCGGTAATGTAACGGAATTGAAAAGTGGTCCTGCATATCAAAAAGTAGCGGGATTTAAACTTTCGGCTGTAATGCGACGTAACCTTGATCTTGCCCAAGATTATGCCTTAAGACATAAGGTTGAAGCATACTCCTCAAATCCGGACGATATTATTAATAGTGATAATATTGATGCTGTTTATATCGCGACTCCTCCCGATAGTCATAAGCTTTATGCCTTGCAAGTTGCACAAGCAGGTAAACCTTGTTGTATCGAGAAACCGTTAGCACCAAATTATGCGGATAGCCTCGACATTTATAATGCGTTTAATGATAAGAATATTCCCTTGTTTGTGGCTTATTACCGTCGTTCATTACCACGCTTTAATAAAGTGAAAGCATTACTTGAAGCCAGTGCTATTGGCCAAGTCAGAACGATTAATGCATTTTTGAATAAACCAGCCAATGCATTAGATTTATCGGGTGAGTTTAATTGGCGAACAGATAAAGACGTTGCTGCAGGGGGTTACTTTGACGATCTAGCGAGTCATGGACTCGATCTGTTTGCTTATTTGCTAGGTGAATTTGATATTGTTAAGGGGCTTGGAACCAATCAGCAAGGCTTGTATTCATCGTTAGATTCGGTATCAGCATGCTGGCAACATAAAAGTGGCGTGACAGGCGTTGGAAGCTGGAATTTTGGTGGTTGTACACGGGAAGATCGAGTTGTGATCACTGGCAGTAAAGGTGAAATCCGTTTTTCTGTTTTTGATGAAGCCGCCGTTATTCTGCAAACCCTTGCTCAACGCCAAGAATTTATCATTGAGAATCCTGAAAATATTCAGCTCTATCATGTGCAGAATATGCGGGAGCATCTTGTTAATAATATCGACCACCCATCTAGCGGTGAAACGGCTTTACATACCAGTTGGGTAATGGAGCAAATATTAGGTGATAAATAA
- a CDS encoding di-heme oxidoredictase family protein yields MIKNNIIKKTNRMTGRIFFIMGMLILNVNQVRAGGEIPTEIAGITQINDDAVEFHLDSNDWADVHYKVNGGNQRNIRMTLSVNSNRFQLNNLSSGDSISYRFTYWGSEGFAIVTSVQNYTLQSEQAKDTDNDGVIDSIDQCPTTRKGASVNEVGCELDGDNDGVVDSLDQCPNTQSGQAVDTNGCEVATEMTGIEQVGSDTVNFYVNNNAWADVHFKVNGGGLRNIRMLGSGNGNHFQLNNLSIGDSIVYSFTYWTGKSATDTESKTYTLESSSVNDTDSDGVIDSIDLCPNTRPDVVVNEVGCEVEPEIDSDGDGINDAIDQCGNTPMGNPVNEFGCPINDADITPLFNADTVLEPSVISETNNAVITRFADRGRDRHAKEDHFQAYDHYLSHYWTHRTARFKFVDTVAKGGSDIEITFVTEWKLGVKEFRAWYRGIGTVAEYHGNYENHVQEIANGTFDDNLELVSNDGNQYKYRLTIDQFIALDGTRSDLALGQYMEIEVSQFLDNAPEGRDNYYGTTYLYQVGAGGMVPWKTVGDFADQSSERENSKPINEAAWLGGKTTLPYQYSAEPDNHFMQMATNLSSVNGQAFVLGRRVHHSNMGSGEHDESAKNGIFEELKNKIGTHYVNNSCSSCHARNGRAPVADVGEALDKWVFKVADSNGNPHPLIGSVLQPNNVGIAEQEGEGGVALGAWSESNGLRSPNYEFSKNRPAQFSARLAPQLVGLGLLEAVSEGVILQREDPQDTNQDGISGRAQKVTDPVTGETRLGRFGYKAGASSLKHQIAGALNTDMGVMTSVLPNPDCGAEQKNCNNSQGAELSDENLDNLVKYIALLGVRPQRDIEQQQVIVGKQKFNAIGCESCHRDTMQTSSYAPFSELRDQTIHPYTDLLLHNMGTGLADNLGEGQATGAEWRTAPLWGLGLSACVTGGVIDVDRNKRGDEVCSPDASYLHDGRARTIDEAILWHGGEAQLSNENYQNLSTADKQALIAFLRSL; encoded by the coding sequence ATGATAAAAAATAATATAATAAAAAAAACAAATAGAATGACGGGTCGAATATTTTTCATTATGGGGATGTTAATTTTAAATGTAAATCAAGTGAGAGCTGGTGGTGAAATACCTACTGAAATAGCAGGTATCACACAGATTAACGACGACGCGGTTGAATTCCACCTTGATAGTAATGACTGGGCTGATGTCCACTATAAGGTTAACGGCGGAAATCAAAGAAATATCCGTATGACGTTATCTGTGAATAGCAACAGATTTCAGTTAAACAATTTATCTAGCGGGGATTCAATTAGCTATCGTTTTACTTATTGGGGAAGTGAAGGATTTGCGATTGTTACTTCCGTTCAAAATTATACACTTCAATCTGAACAAGCTAAAGATACGGACAATGATGGTGTTATTGATAGTATTGATCAATGCCCTACAACTCGTAAAGGTGCCAGCGTTAATGAAGTCGGTTGCGAACTTGATGGTGACAACGATGGTGTGGTTGATAGCTTAGACCAGTGTCCAAATACTCAAAGTGGTCAGGCTGTTGATACAAATGGTTGTGAAGTGGCTACTGAAATGACAGGGATCGAACAGGTTGGCTCAGATACTGTTAATTTTTATGTGAATAATAATGCCTGGGCTGACGTTCATTTCAAGGTCAACGGAGGAGGGCTGCGAAATATTCGCATGCTTGGATCTGGAAATGGTAATCACTTTCAGTTAAATAACCTGTCTATTGGTGATTCGATTGTTTATAGCTTTACCTACTGGACTGGAAAGTCTGCAACTGACACTGAAAGTAAAACTTATACGCTTGAATCTAGTTCTGTAAATGATACTGACAGCGATGGCGTCATTGATAGTATTGATTTGTGCCCTAATACTCGACCAGATGTAGTTGTTAATGAGGTCGGTTGTGAAGTCGAGCCTGAAATTGACTCTGATGGTGATGGTATTAACGATGCAATAGATCAGTGTGGAAATACGCCAATGGGTAATCCAGTCAATGAGTTCGGTTGTCCTATCAATGACGCTGACATCACGCCTTTATTTAATGCTGACACAGTATTGGAACCAAGTGTTATTTCAGAGACGAATAATGCTGTGATAACCCGTTTTGCAGACCGTGGTCGTGACCGTCACGCAAAAGAAGATCATTTCCAAGCATACGATCATTACCTTTCACATTATTGGACCCACAGAACGGCTCGTTTTAAATTTGTTGATACTGTCGCTAAAGGCGGCAGTGATATTGAAATCACTTTTGTTACAGAGTGGAAACTGGGCGTTAAAGAGTTTAGGGCTTGGTATAGAGGAATTGGCACTGTAGCCGAATATCATGGGAATTATGAGAATCATGTTCAAGAAATTGCTAATGGTACTTTCGATGATAATTTGGAGTTGGTAAGTAATGATGGAAACCAATATAAATATCGACTTACTATTGATCAATTTATCGCTCTTGATGGTACTAGAAGTGATTTAGCGTTAGGTCAGTATATGGAGATTGAAGTGAGTCAATTTCTTGATAATGCCCCAGAAGGACGTGATAACTATTACGGTACAACTTACCTCTATCAAGTTGGTGCAGGCGGTATGGTTCCTTGGAAAACAGTGGGCGACTTTGCTGACCAGTCTTCTGAACGTGAAAATTCTAAACCTATTAATGAGGCTGCTTGGTTAGGTGGTAAAACAACGCTACCTTATCAATATAGCGCGGAGCCTGATAATCATTTTATGCAGATGGCGACGAATCTATCTAGCGTTAATGGCCAAGCTTTTGTTTTAGGCCGCCGTGTTCACCACTCGAATATGGGCAGTGGAGAGCATGATGAATCAGCAAAAAATGGGATTTTTGAGGAGCTTAAAAATAAAATTGGAACGCATTACGTTAATAACTCATGTTCTTCTTGCCATGCTAGAAATGGTCGCGCACCTGTTGCTGACGTTGGCGAGGCATTAGACAAGTGGGTGTTTAAAGTTGCGGATAGCAATGGAAATCCACATCCGCTTATTGGGTCCGTACTACAGCCAAACAATGTTGGAATTGCAGAGCAAGAGGGTGAAGGTGGTGTTGCTCTTGGTGCTTGGAGTGAATCTAATGGTTTACGCTCACCAAATTATGAGTTTTCTAAAAATAGACCTGCACAATTTTCTGCAAGACTTGCACCGCAACTTGTTGGTTTAGGGTTACTTGAAGCGGTTAGTGAGGGGGTGATTTTACAACGTGAAGATCCTCAAGATACAAATCAAGATGGTATTTCAGGTCGAGCACAAAAGGTAACTGACCCCGTTACTGGCGAAACTCGTCTAGGCCGGTTTGGTTATAAAGCTGGAGCGTCTAGTTTGAAACATCAAATTGCAGGTGCTTTAAATACTGATATGGGTGTGATGACGAGTGTGCTACCTAATCCTGATTGTGGAGCAGAGCAAAAAAATTGTAACAATAGTCAAGGGGCTGAGCTATCTGATGAGAATCTTGATAATTTAGTTAAATACATTGCTTTGTTAGGTGTTAGACCTCAGCGTGATATTGAGCAACAACAGGTCATTGTTGGTAAGCAGAAGTTCAATGCTATTGGCTGTGAAAGTTGTCACCGAGATACAATGCAAACGAGTTCATATGCACCTTTTTCTGAACTTAGAGACCAAACTATTCATCCTTATACGGATCTATTACTGCATAATATGGGGACTGGCTTAGCTGATAATTTAGGTGAAGGTCAAGCTACTGGAGCAGAATGGCGGACTGCGCCACTTTGGGGGTTAGGTCTTTCAGCTTGTGTTACAGGCGGTGTGATTGATGTAGACCGTAATAAGCGGGGTGATGAAGTTTGTTCTCCAGATGCAAGTTATCTACATGATGGTCGTGCAAGAACAATCGACGAAGCTATTCTGTGGCACGGCGGTGAGGCTCAACTATCTAACGAAAATTACCAAAACCTATCAACAGCTGATAAACAAGCTTTGATTGCCTTCTTACGCTCTCTATAA
- a CDS encoding TM2 domain-containing protein gives MKGSILEFDIGSKNGVISGEDGCRYIFNINQWMYQRLPQIGSQVYFTLKSGELVSVTMTTVGKSKKMGAVLLAFFFGALGFHKFYLGYHKQGICMLVLFVLGYVFLGLPSMVIAIIALVEFVIYLFKSNVEFEQEYVLESRPWF, from the coding sequence ATGAAGGGATCGATCCTTGAATTTGATATCGGAAGTAAGAACGGCGTTATTTCTGGTGAGGATGGATGTCGTTATATATTTAATATCAATCAGTGGATGTACCAACGACTACCTCAGATAGGTAGTCAAGTTTACTTCACTTTAAAGTCCGGTGAACTTGTTTCAGTCACAATGACAACAGTAGGGAAATCAAAGAAAATGGGCGCGGTATTATTGGCTTTTTTCTTTGGCGCTTTAGGCTTCCATAAATTTTATTTAGGGTACCATAAACAAGGTATTTGCATGTTGGTGTTGTTTGTACTAGGTTATGTTTTTCTCGGTTTACCTTCGATGGTCATTGCGATTATTGCTTTGGTTGAGTTTGTTATCTATTTGTTTAAGTCAAATGTTGAATTTGAACAAGAATATGTATTAGAAAGCCGTCCTTGGTTCTAG